A genome region from Bacillaceae bacterium IKA-2 includes the following:
- the ytxC gene encoding putative sporulation protein YtxC, which yields MIEIYLQDKLDHYHLLKDLKNGLRTFIKNGVIELSLASDRLMIIIDENFNFDEIIKPVIAEILKKHVIESKEEIWLLDIIDNIFFYDDREEQTEILAMAKSILSGERLDLPNVTKLFLTEQLIYSAFMDYLTRDSKFCYESFLTFRLKGYFDKLIDCVEMSIDEYQLEQEYQNLVESFRYYLKSRSPELTCVHLVIDEDYFFYDEFFQLISGEKLASYLDMEIIFEIGVPTEEMVISPLVSIAPMEIHLYCDEIDNTVIHSIQNIFQERVKLYNKEEFQVISSSLT from the coding sequence TTGATAGAGATATATTTACAAGATAAGCTCGATCATTATCATCTGCTTAAAGATTTAAAAAATGGGTTGCGTACCTTTATAAAAAATGGGGTAATTGAACTTTCGTTAGCGAGTGACCGTTTGATGATAATTATTGATGAAAATTTTAATTTTGATGAAATAATTAAACCGGTTATCGCCGAAATATTAAAGAAACATGTAATCGAATCAAAAGAAGAAATTTGGCTTTTAGACATTATTGATAATATCTTTTTTTATGACGATCGTGAGGAGCAAACAGAAATTTTAGCTATGGCAAAATCGATTCTTTCTGGAGAACGTTTAGATCTTCCAAATGTGACAAAGTTATTTTTAACGGAACAACTTATTTATAGTGCATTTATGGATTATTTAACGAGAGATTCTAAGTTTTGTTATGAATCATTTTTAACTTTCCGGTTAAAAGGCTACTTTGATAAACTGATTGATTGTGTGGAAATGTCTATCGATGAATACCAGCTTGAGCAAGAATATCAAAATTTAGTGGAAAGTTTCCGTTATTATTTAAAAAGTAGGTCACCAGAATTAACGTGTGTTCATCTCGTTATTGATGAAGATTATTTTTTCTATGATGAGTTTTTCCAGTTAATTAGCGGTGAAAAATTAGCATCTTATCTAGATATGGAAATTATATTTGAGATAGGTGTACCAACAGAAGAAATGGTAATAAGCCCATTGGTAAGCATTGCGCCTATGGAAATTCATCTTTATTGTGATGAAATTGATAATACCGTGATTCACTCAATTCAAAATATTTTTCAAGAGAGAGTGAAACTTTATAATAAAGAAGAGTTTCAAGTTATTAGCAGCAGTCTAACTTAA
- the mqnC gene encoding cyclic dehypoxanthinyl futalosine synthase — protein sequence MTIDHILNRATNGERLTIEDAISLYESNEVEKIGAAANTIMEKWHPEPITTFVIGRNVNYTNVCDTYCKFCAFYRPPGHEEGYILEDEVILEKIQEMVDVDGTEILMQGGTHPDLQLSYYTNLLRKIKERFPTITMHSFSPAEIWKIVEVSGLSLKEVLLQLKEAGLDSVPGGGAEILDDRTRQRISKIKSSWQEWIECMKMVKEVGMHGTATMVIGFGETYDERAMHLQRVRDAQDEADCFLAFIPWTFQPDNTNLKGEKVTPDEYLKNLAIARLFLDNIPNFQSSWVTMGPEIGKKSLSYGANDYGSTMMEENVVSAAGATHKVDTNLILRLLREAGKIPAQRNTKYKTLRVFKEDEKSDKDFVMQN from the coding sequence ATGACTATAGATCATATTCTTAATCGAGCAACCAACGGTGAACGGTTAACAATTGAGGATGCAATTTCCTTATACGAAAGTAATGAAGTTGAAAAAATTGGGGCAGCAGCGAATACAATAATGGAAAAGTGGCATCCAGAGCCGATAACAACATTTGTAATTGGAAGAAATGTTAATTATACAAATGTTTGTGATACGTATTGTAAGTTTTGCGCTTTTTATCGACCACCCGGACATGAAGAAGGCTATATATTAGAAGATGAAGTCATCTTAGAAAAAATTCAAGAAATGGTTGATGTTGATGGAACTGAAATTTTGATGCAAGGTGGCACACATCCAGACCTTCAGCTAAGCTATTATACAAATCTTTTAAGAAAAATTAAGGAACGTTTCCCTACTATTACGATGCACTCATTTTCACCTGCTGAAATATGGAAGATCGTTGAAGTTTCAGGGTTAAGTTTAAAAGAAGTATTATTGCAGCTTAAGGAAGCAGGTCTTGACTCTGTTCCTGGTGGTGGTGCTGAAATCTTAGATGATCGGACAAGACAAAGGATAAGTAAGATAAAGAGTTCATGGCAAGAGTGGATTGAATGTATGAAGATGGTAAAAGAAGTGGGCATGCATGGGACAGCGACGATGGTTATCGGTTTTGGCGAAACATACGATGAACGCGCTATGCACTTACAACGAGTTCGAGATGCCCAAGATGAGGCAGATTGCTTTTTAGCGTTTATTCCTTGGACGTTCCAACCTGACAATACAAATCTTAAAGGTGAAAAAGTAACTCCAGATGAATATTTAAAAAATTTAGCAATTGCAAGATTATTTTTAGATAATATACCTAATTTCCAATCATCGTGGGTAACAATGGGGCCAGAAATTGGCAAAAAGTCACTTTCGTATGGAGCTAACGATTATGGAAGTACTATGATGGAAGAAAATGTTGTATCAGCTGCTGGAGCGACTCATAAAGTTGACACAAACTTAATTTTACGATTGCTTCGTGAAGCAGGTAAAATTCCTGCCCAACGCAATACAAAGTATAAAACTCTTCGTGTTTTTAAAGAGGATGAAAAGTCAGATAAAGATTTTGTGATGCAAAACTAA
- the dnaI gene encoding primosomal protein DnaI: MESIQQSLKKMPNSKTIMNKFQLLKEEVLADKLVIEFIQANPDIPEMELDRNISRLFEFRNERDNCSVCTSYHTCPNMMKGFQPELFIERSQIQIRYNVCDKKLANDEQKRQQTLIKSLYVPKEILSASFDSLEQDNRSRINAIGKAFEFASTINPGETGKGLYLHGEFGVGKTYIMGAIANVLAKRNISSMLVYTPDFFRELKSGIHDGSYIEKLDLVKSVPVLILDDLGAETMSSWIRDDILGVILQHRMLENLPTLYTSNHDFSLLEEHLSYSQKGGIEQLKAKRIMERIRHFSESIYIEGRNRRGN, encoded by the coding sequence GTGGAATCAATCCAACAATCATTAAAAAAGATGCCTAATTCAAAAACGATCATGAATAAGTTTCAACTTTTAAAAGAAGAAGTTCTTGCTGATAAGTTGGTTATTGAGTTTATCCAAGCGAATCCGGATATTCCCGAAATGGAGCTTGACCGTAATATTTCTCGATTATTTGAATTTCGTAACGAGCGTGATAATTGCTCTGTTTGTACAAGCTATCATACATGTCCAAATATGATGAAAGGATTTCAGCCTGAGTTATTTATAGAACGAAGTCAAATTCAGATTCGTTACAATGTCTGTGATAAGAAGCTAGCAAATGACGAACAAAAACGACAACAAACACTGATCAAAAGTCTTTATGTACCAAAAGAAATTCTATCGGCATCGTTTGATTCGCTTGAACAAGATAATCGTTCAAGAATTAACGCTATTGGAAAGGCATTTGAGTTTGCATCAACAATAAATCCTGGAGAAACAGGAAAAGGTCTTTATTTGCATGGCGAATTTGGTGTTGGCAAAACGTATATCATGGGTGCAATAGCAAATGTGTTGGCCAAGCGAAATATCTCATCGATGCTTGTTTATACCCCAGATTTTTTCCGTGAACTAAAAAGTGGTATTCATGACGGTTCATACATTGAAAAACTTGATCTTGTTAAAAGCGTTCCTGTCCTCATTTTAGATGACCTCGGTGCTGAAACGATGTCTAGTTGGATCCGTGATGATATTTTAGGAGTTATTCTGCAACATAGAATGCTAGAAAATTTGCCGACATTATACACGTCAAATCATGATTTTTCGTTACTAGAAGAACATTTATCATATTCACAAAAAGGTGGCATCGAGCAATTAAAGGCAAAGCGAATTATGGAACGAATTCGCCACTTTTCAGAATCAATTTATATCGAAGGAAGAAATAGAAGAGGTAATTAA
- a CDS encoding DnaD domain protein, with the protein MDLHWMHLLPVDRYFVRTNSIINESDQEILTLLYQPLIGSLAHSLYLCLLSELERDQFTSKETTHKTLMTMMGIHLDKIFEERKKLEGIGLLNVYKKKNNEDITYLYLLQKPFSPVEFFKDDVLSVYLYNRVGKHRYLQLRERFTLDKLNKEEYKETTVSFSDVFTSLHHSEISAKQGELASALEIDDNSEIISNKHESSYHIAENSFDFSLLIVHLSNMIDPQKLLTDKVKDTIVRLAFLYRTEPLEMSRIIQDSLLQDDTVDLDVMREKVKSWYRFTYESEPPALGLRTHPEKHRTMVGISSSNEEEETILYYETESPLTLLENKSPSGMKVPLSDVKIVESLLLDYKLLPGVANVLIEYVLEINDMNLTKAFVEKIAAQWARKNIKQVKEAMELAKSELRKRDEWKQAAKETAATKDKPNLRTSNNRYVRKDRLPKWLTEEKKAVSVEYDGDIEKLKAELDQKMKQFKSQGEV; encoded by the coding sequence ATGGATTTGCATTGGATGCACTTATTACCCGTTGATCGCTATTTCGTTCGAACAAATTCGATCATTAATGAAAGCGATCAAGAAATTTTGACACTTTTATATCAGCCGCTCATAGGTTCTCTTGCTCATAGTTTATATTTGTGTTTGCTTAGCGAACTAGAACGTGATCAGTTTACTAGTAAAGAAACAACTCATAAAACATTAATGACAATGATGGGTATTCATTTAGATAAAATTTTTGAAGAGCGTAAAAAACTAGAAGGCATCGGCCTATTAAACGTCTATAAGAAAAAAAACAATGAAGATATTACTTACTTATATTTATTACAGAAGCCATTCTCGCCTGTTGAATTCTTTAAAGATGATGTTCTTAGCGTCTATTTATATAATAGAGTTGGAAAACACCGCTATCTTCAATTAAGAGAGCGATTTACTTTAGATAAATTAAATAAAGAAGAGTATAAAGAAACAACGGTTTCGTTTAGTGATGTTTTTACGTCTTTACACCATTCAGAAATATCGGCTAAACAAGGCGAATTAGCTTCTGCTCTTGAAATTGATGATAATAGTGAAATTATTAGTAATAAGCACGAAAGCAGTTATCATATTGCAGAAAATTCTTTTGATTTTTCTTTACTAATAGTTCATTTGTCAAATATGATTGATCCTCAAAAACTACTAACTGATAAAGTTAAAGATACGATTGTTCGCCTAGCATTTTTGTACCGGACTGAACCTTTGGAAATGAGTAGAATTATTCAAGATTCGCTCTTACAAGATGATACAGTAGATCTTGACGTGATGCGAGAAAAAGTAAAAAGTTGGTACCGCTTTACGTATGAGAGTGAGCCACCAGCATTAGGGTTACGAACACATCCTGAAAAACATCGAACGATGGTTGGAATTTCCTCCTCAAACGAAGAAGAGGAAACAATCTTGTATTATGAAACTGAATCACCTTTAACGCTTTTAGAAAATAAATCACCATCAGGTATGAAAGTCCCTTTATCCGATGTTAAAATTGTTGAGTCTTTGCTATTAGATTATAAACTTCTACCTGGGGTCGCGAATGTTCTTATTGAGTATGTTTTAGAGATTAACGATATGAATTTGACCAAAGCATTTGTAGAAAAGATTGCTGCTCAATGGGCTCGAAAAAATATTAAACAGGTAAAAGAGGCAATGGAACTGGCAAAAAGTGAATTACGTAAGCGTGACGAATGGAAGCAAGCAGCGAAAGAAACGGCTGCAACGAAAGACAAGCCTAATCTGCGCACTAGTAATAATCGTTATGTTAGAAAAGACCGTTTGCCGAAATGGTTAACAGAAGAAAAGAAAGCAGTTTCAGTTGAATATGATGGGGATATTGAAAAGCTGAAAGCAGAACTTGATCAAAAAATGAAGCAGTTTAAATCCCAAGGGGAGGTATAG
- the nrdR gene encoding transcriptional regulator NrdR, whose protein sequence is MRCPTCNHNGSRVLDSRPSHEARSIRRRRECEECNYRFTTFETVEETPLIVVKKDGNREEFSKEKILRGLIRACEKRPVPLQKLEEIVDLVEKDLRNIGSAEVKSEDVGEIVMEYLSGVDDVAYVRFASVYRQFKDINVFIDELKDLLQKGEKK, encoded by the coding sequence ATGCGCTGTCCAACATGTAATCATAATGGTTCTCGAGTACTTGACTCACGTCCGAGCCATGAAGCCCGTTCAATTAGAAGAAGAAGAGAATGTGAGGAGTGTAATTATCGATTCACGACTTTTGAAACTGTTGAAGAAACTCCATTAATTGTCGTCAAGAAAGACGGTAATCGAGAGGAATTCAGTAAAGAAAAAATTCTCCGTGGACTAATTCGTGCATGTGAAAAGCGACCTGTACCATTACAGAAATTAGAAGAAATTGTCGACCTTGTTGAAAAAGACTTGAGGAATATTGGATCGGCTGAAGTAAAAAGTGAAGATGTTGGTGAAATAGTCATGGAATATTTATCAGGTGTTGATGATGTTGCCTATGTTCGCTTTGCATCTGTGTACCGTCAGTTTAAAGATATAAACGTCTTTATTGATGAGTTAAAAGATCTTCTCCAAAAAGGGGAAAAAAAATAA
- a CDS encoding DUF1499 domain-containing protein yields the protein MSYVGIKDTLNKYTSKHTETRETHSDEALKTRYYKAMKDKAFNELITMFNDSNQFEVKSTSNERGEMIVTGIGKMKVFIIATVIMVTPNRTAIDFAVSTEIFLPTDFGHSAKIIKEIYKQIDSRLEYIGSGLGA from the coding sequence GTGAGTTATGTGGGAATTAAAGATACGCTAAATAAATATACATCAAAACATACAGAAACGAGAGAAACTCATTCAGATGAGGCTTTAAAAACTCGTTATTATAAGGCAATGAAAGATAAGGCTTTCAATGAATTAATTACAATGTTTAATGATAGTAATCAATTTGAAGTGAAATCAACTTCTAATGAACGTGGTGAAATGATTGTTACCGGTATTGGAAAGATGAAAGTATTTATCATCGCAACAGTCATTATGGTTACTCCAAATCGAACAGCGATTGATTTTGCTGTTTCAACGGAAATATTTTTGCCAACTGATTTTGGTCATAGTGCAAAAATCATAAAAGAAATCTATAAACAAATTGACAGCAGACTAGAGTATATAGGCTCAGGACTAGGAGCTTAA
- the speD gene encoding adenosylmethionine decarboxylase: protein MDTMGRHVIAELWGCDLEKLNNIIFIEQLFVDAALEAGAEVREVAFHKFAPHGVSGVVIISESHLTIHSFPEHGYASIDVYTCGDRIDPNVASNYIAKGLEAKTVEHVQVPRGMGPIKVGKPKVTAF, encoded by the coding sequence ATGGATACAATGGGTCGTCATGTTATCGCCGAATTGTGGGGATGTGATCTAGAAAAGTTGAATAATATTATTTTTATTGAACAGTTATTTGTTGATGCAGCTTTAGAAGCTGGAGCAGAAGTGAGAGAGGTTGCATTTCACAAGTTTGCACCCCATGGAGTAAGTGGTGTAGTTATCATTTCAGAATCACACTTAACTATTCACTCGTTTCCTGAACATGGGTATGCAAGTATCGATGTCTATACTTGTGGTGATCGTATCGATCCTAATGTTGCTTCCAACTACATTGCCAAAGGCCTTGAAGCTAAAACAGTTGAGCATGTTCAAGTTCCAAGAGGAATGGGACCGATTAAAGTTGGAAAGCCAAAAGTAACTGCATTTTAA
- a CDS encoding glyceraldehyde-3-phosphate dehydrogenase, with protein sequence MKIKVAINGFGRIGRMVFRKSVLDNKLDVVAINASYPAETLVHLIKHDSVHGRFMGDIKVASEDTILVNGKIIHLIRERDPKKLPWKKLNVEIVIEATGKFKSKELASYHIEAGAEKVIITAPGKNEDITIVMGVNEDKYDHEKHNIISNASCTTNCLAPVAKVIDEKFGIETGLMTTIHSFTNDQKNIDNPHKDLRRARSCGQSIIPTTTGAAEALALVLPHLEGKLNGLSIRVPTPNVSLIDLVATVKKDVTVAEVNEAFEEAANTALKGIIGITMEPLVSIDFNGNENSSIIDGLSTMVIGKKQIKILAWYDNEWGYSCRVVDLVTYVGNKLKQHAEIGAS encoded by the coding sequence ATGAAGATAAAGGTTGCAATAAATGGTTTTGGAAGAATTGGAAGAATGGTTTTTAGAAAATCGGTTCTTGATAATAAGTTGGACGTAGTTGCAATAAATGCAAGTTATCCAGCAGAAACATTAGTTCATCTAATTAAACATGATAGTGTTCATGGTCGGTTTATGGGAGATATTAAAGTAGCTAGTGAGGATACGATTTTAGTTAACGGAAAAATCATCCACTTAATTAGAGAACGTGATCCAAAAAAGCTTCCTTGGAAAAAATTAAATGTTGAAATAGTCATTGAGGCAACAGGTAAATTTAAATCGAAAGAGTTGGCATCTTATCACATCGAGGCAGGTGCTGAAAAAGTTATCATTACAGCGCCAGGTAAAAATGAAGATATTACAATTGTCATGGGTGTTAATGAAGATAAATATGATCACGAAAAGCATAATATTATTTCAAACGCCTCTTGTACGACAAATTGTTTAGCTCCAGTTGCTAAGGTAATTGATGAAAAATTCGGGATTGAAACTGGATTGATGACAACGATACATTCCTTTACAAACGATCAAAAAAATATTGATAATCCTCATAAGGACTTACGCCGAGCTCGATCGTGTGGACAGTCAATAATTCCAACAACAACAGGAGCAGCAGAGGCATTGGCTCTTGTACTGCCACATTTAGAAGGAAAGCTGAATGGTCTTTCTATACGTGTACCAACACCTAATGTTTCTTTAATTGACTTAGTTGCGACAGTAAAAAAAGACGTGACGGTTGCTGAGGTTAACGAAGCTTTTGAAGAAGCAGCAAATACTGCTTTAAAAGGAATTATTGGAATTACAATGGAACCACTTGTATCAATTGACTTCAATGGTAACGAAAATTCCTCGATAATTGATGGACTATCAACAATGGTAATTGGTAAAAAACAAATTAAAATTTTAGCTTGGTATGACAATGAGTGGGGCTATTCTTGTCGAGTAGTTGATTTAGTTACCTACGTTGGTAATAAGTTAAAGCAACACGCAGAAATTGGCGCTTCTTAA
- the coaE gene encoding dephospho-CoA kinase (Dephospho-CoA kinase (CoaE) performs the final step in coenzyme A biosynthesis.), whose translation MIIGLTGGIASGKSTVSNMIKELEIPVIDADIIAREVVEIGGTAYAKIVDYFGREILNETGSLNRKKLGAIVFNNEEKRLVLNGIVHPAVRIRMNEKIKEQKKIGIKAIVLDIPLLFESKLTYLVDKIIVVFVDQEIQKQRLKSRDQFSEEEALARIASQMPLKEKLALADEVIHNHGLLGDTREQLMRIFKKWNCL comes from the coding sequence ATGATAATCGGATTAACAGGTGGTATTGCAAGTGGGAAAAGTACGGTATCAAACATGATTAAAGAGTTAGAAATACCTGTAATTGATGCGGATATCATAGCAAGAGAAGTTGTTGAGATTGGCGGGACAGCATATGCAAAAATTGTTGACTACTTTGGACGGGAAATATTAAATGAAACAGGCTCTTTAAATCGAAAAAAATTAGGAGCAATTGTTTTTAATAATGAAGAAAAACGGTTAGTTTTAAATGGAATTGTTCATCCAGCTGTTCGAATTAGAATGAATGAAAAAATTAAAGAACAGAAAAAAATAGGCATTAAAGCGATTGTTCTTGATATTCCACTATTGTTTGAAAGTAAGTTAACTTACTTAGTTGATAAAATTATTGTTGTATTTGTTGATCAAGAAATCCAAAAGCAACGTTTGAAATCACGTGACCAATTCTCAGAAGAAGAAGCGCTAGCTAGAATCGCATCCCAAATGCCTTTAAAAGAAAAACTTGCTCTCGCTGATGAGGTTATTCATAATCATGGTTTACTCGGCGATACAAGGGAACAACTTATGAGAATATTTAAAAAATGGAATTGTTTATAA
- the ytaF gene encoding sporulation membrane protein YtaF, whose translation MIEILSLFLLALAVSLDSFGVGLTYGLRKMKLPFKSLIFIASCSAGSILIAMMIGNWIQQYLSRSVAETIGGLILIIIGAWALYQIYHPVKQDEKTNHDAVILNFEIEILGVVIKILRKPMVADFDNSGTITGREAFFLGIALSLDAFGAGIGAALIGFSPLFMALSVAFMSAICVTFGMKSGYLFSDSKIMQKFSFIPGLLLIILGVWKL comes from the coding sequence ATGATTGAAATCCTTTCCTTATTTTTATTGGCATTAGCCGTAAGTTTAGATAGCTTTGGTGTTGGGTTAACATATGGTTTAAGGAAAATGAAGCTACCCTTTAAATCTTTAATCTTTATCGCTTCGTGTTCAGCCGGCTCCATCCTTATTGCGATGATGATTGGTAATTGGATTCAGCAGTATTTGTCCCGCAGTGTTGCAGAAACAATTGGTGGGCTAATTTTAATCATAATTGGGGCTTGGGCACTTTATCAAATTTATCATCCTGTTAAACAAGACGAAAAAACAAATCATGATGCTGTAATTTTAAATTTTGAAATTGAAATTTTAGGTGTAGTGATAAAAATTTTACGTAAACCAATGGTTGCTGATTTTGATAATTCTGGAACGATAACAGGTAGAGAAGCGTTTTTTTTAGGAATCGCCCTTTCTCTTGACGCATTTGGAGCTGGAATTGGAGCTGCTTTGATTGGGTTTTCGCCGTTATTTATGGCTCTTAGTGTAGCGTTTATGAGTGCTATTTGCGTCACTTTCGGAATGAAGAGTGGATATCTATTTTCGGATTCAAAAATAATGCAAAAATTTTCATTTATACCAGGATTATTATTAATAATTTTAGGTGTATGGAAATTGTAA
- the mutM gene encoding DNA-formamidopyrimidine glycosylase, whose product MPELPEVETVKLTLQQLVIGKTIKEITVHWGKIIKLPDDVAEFCHLLEAQTIINVERRAKFLKIFFNDYVLLSHLRMEGRYGMFSEGEPIDKHTHVIFQFTDGTELRYQDVRKFGTMHLFLKGEEDSSLPLAQLGIEPFDEKFSPKMLKQLFQGTNRKVKVTLLDQTKLVGLGNIYVDEALFRSCIYPERIGKDLTLKEIKKLHLEIKATLKEAIDMGGSSVKSYVNGQGEMGMFQQQLFVYGRKGEPCKVCGWAIEKIIVGGRGTHYCPKCQGKRGK is encoded by the coding sequence ATGCCTGAATTACCTGAAGTAGAAACCGTTAAGCTAACGTTGCAGCAGCTTGTTATTGGAAAAACAATTAAGGAAATTACCGTTCATTGGGGAAAAATAATTAAACTTCCTGATGATGTAGCAGAGTTTTGTCATTTACTTGAGGCTCAAACAATTATTAATGTTGAAAGACGGGCTAAATTCTTAAAAATATTCTTCAATGACTATGTTCTTTTATCACACCTTCGTATGGAAGGTCGTTACGGTATGTTTTCCGAGGGAGAACCAATCGATAAACATACTCACGTTATTTTCCAGTTTACAGATGGAACAGAGCTTCGCTATCAAGATGTAAGGAAATTTGGAACGATGCACTTATTTTTAAAAGGAGAGGAAGACTCTTCGCTCCCTTTAGCACAATTAGGAATTGAACCTTTTGATGAAAAGTTCAGTCCCAAAATGCTCAAACAATTGTTTCAAGGAACGAATCGTAAAGTCAAAGTAACTTTGCTTGATCAAACAAAACTTGTTGGTTTAGGGAATATTTATGTTGATGAAGCGTTATTTCGCTCTTGTATATACCCTGAACGGATCGGCAAAGATTTAACTTTAAAAGAAATTAAGAAATTGCATCTAGAAATAAAAGCTACCTTAAAAGAAGCCATCGATATGGGAGGAAGTTCTGTAAAGTCTTATGTAAATGGCCAAGGTGAGATGGGGATGTTTCAACAACAACTTTTTGTTTATGGTCGAAAAGGAGAACCTTGCAAAGTTTGCGGTTGGGCAATTGAAAAAATTATTGTTGGTGGCAGAGGGACGCATTACTGCCCGAAATGTCAGGGGAAAAGGGGAAAGTAG